One window of Medicago truncatula cultivar Jemalong A17 chromosome 2, MtrunA17r5.0-ANR, whole genome shotgun sequence genomic DNA carries:
- the LOC25487176 gene encoding uncharacterized protein produces the protein MVNLLYGLFLLCLSMHCFVAYCLASETSNHPLANQTFRSEETHKLKKMITSRLQQINKPAVKTIQSPDGDIIDCVVSHKQPAFDHPLLKGQKPLDPQERPRGHNQTDLLSDNFQLWSLSGESCPEGSVPIRRTKEEDILRASSINTFGRKLNQVGMDTTKYKHVHSTGYVTGDLYYGAKATINLWSPHVEGEKEFSLSQIWLTTGRNSNTIEAGWQVSHQIYGDYLPRSFVYWTADAYKETGCYNLRCSGFVQTSKTFTLGGALSPSSTYNGRQLGINLLIYKDRKNGNWWLEYGSGNIIGYWPSSLFTSLKDSATTVEFGGEVYIKSTGTHSSTQMGSGHFADEGFSKASLFRNLQVVNSDNKLIPLSNLNAYATEPNCYNIIKGINNEGVYFYYGGPGRNRKCP, from the exons ATGGTTAATCTATTATATGGTCTCTTTCTTCTTTGTCTCTCAATGCATTGTTTCGTTGCTTATTGCTTAGCTTCAGAAACAAGCAACCATCCGTTAGCCAATCAAACTTTCCGATCAGAAGAAACTCACAAGTTGAAGAAAATGATAACGAGTCGTCTTCAACAAATCAATAAGCCTGCTGTTAAGACAATTCAA aGTCCGGACGGCGATATTATAGACTGTGTTGTGTCTCACAAACAACCAGCTTTTGATCATCCTTTATTAAAAGGACAAAAACCACTG GATCCTCAAGAAAGACCAAGAGGTCATAACCAAACGGATCTTTTGAGTGACAACTTTCAATTATGGAGCTTATCTGGCGAATCATGTCCAGAAGGATCTGTTCCAATtagaagaacaaaagaagaagacatATTAAGAGCTAGCTCTATTAACACGTTTGGAAGAAAATTAAATCAAGTTGGAATGGATACCACTAAATATAAACATGTG CATTCTACTGGGTATGTGACCGGAGATCTGTACTATGGAGCAAAGGCTACAATAAATTTGTGGTCCCCACATGTGGAAGGTGAAAAAGAATTCAGCTTGTCTCAAATATGGCTGACGACCGGTAGAAATTCCAACACCATTGAAGCTGGTTGGCAG GTGAGCCACCAGATCTACGGGGATTATCTCCCTAGATCGTTTGTCTATTGGACG GCTGATGCATATAAAGAAACTGGATGCTATAATTTACGCTGCTCAGGCTTTGTTCAAACTAGCAAAACATTTACGCTTGGAGGTGCACTTTCTCCAAGTTCTACTTATAATGGACGGCAACTtggaattaatttattaatctaTAAG gATAGAAAAAATGGGAATTGGTGGCTTGAATATGGATCTGGAAACATAATTGGATATTGGCCATCCTCTTTGTTCACAAGCTTAAAGGATAGTGCAACTACTGTTGAATTTGGTGGAGAAGTGTATATAAAGTCAACTGGGACACACTCATCAACCCAAATGGGTAGTGGACATTTTGCAGATGAGGGTTTTTCAAAAGCTTCACTTTTTAGGAATTTACAAGTTGTGAATTCTGATAACAAGTTGATTCCATTgtcaaatctcaatgcatatgcAACAGAACCAAAttgttataatataataaaagggaTTAATAACGAGGGAGTTTACTTTTACTATGGTGGACCTGGAAGGAATAGGAAATGTCCCTAA